The following are encoded together in the Raineyella sp. LH-20 genome:
- the manB gene encoding phosphomannomutase/phosphoglucomutase (converts mannose-6-phosphate to mannose-1-phosphate; the resulting product is then converted to GDP-mannose by ManC which is then used in the synthesis of mannose-containing glycoconjugates that are important for mediating entry into host cells): MLQDQIFKANDIRGVTSGDSPEWDTAGATALGVAYARLMKGTDDGPVEFVVGRDMRTSGPDFSAAFITGARSEGARVVVAGLTSTDELWFVSGHLDLPGITFTASHNPARYNGVKFCLAGARPVTPEFLLQLKHDAQSLDAAGLDMAAIATAAQTGGSVREQDFLAEYAAHLHSLVKLDDIRRLKVVVDAGNGMAGHTAPSVLGPLNLDLDVLYGDLDGTFPNHQPNPLIPENLVDAQRRVVETGADLALVFDGDADRCFAIDETGAVVDPSAITAMIAEQELAREPGATIVINTITSASVPEIVAENGGTTVTSKVGHTYVKALMAEHDAIFGGEHSAHYYFRDFYFADTGMLAGLHVLSLLGHADRPLSQLVAKYVRRVGSGEINSDVDDQQESMDVVAEAFDGRGAQDRIDGLTVRGDGWRVNLRPSNTEPLLRLNVEAADRATMESLRDEVLGLVRG, translated from the coding sequence ATGCTTCAGGATCAGATCTTCAAGGCCAACGACATCCGCGGAGTGACCTCGGGCGACAGCCCGGAATGGGACACCGCCGGTGCCACCGCGCTCGGGGTCGCGTACGCCCGACTGATGAAGGGGACGGACGACGGTCCGGTCGAGTTCGTCGTCGGGCGTGACATGCGGACCAGCGGCCCGGACTTCTCCGCGGCGTTCATCACCGGCGCCCGCAGTGAGGGGGCCCGGGTGGTGGTCGCCGGCCTCACCTCGACCGACGAGTTGTGGTTCGTGTCCGGACACCTCGACCTGCCGGGGATCACCTTCACCGCGTCGCACAATCCGGCCCGTTACAACGGGGTGAAGTTCTGCCTGGCCGGCGCCCGCCCGGTCACCCCCGAGTTCCTGCTGCAGCTGAAGCATGACGCCCAGTCACTGGACGCGGCCGGCCTCGACATGGCGGCCATCGCCACGGCCGCGCAGACCGGGGGATCGGTCCGCGAGCAGGACTTCCTGGCCGAGTACGCCGCCCACCTGCACTCGCTGGTGAAGCTCGACGACATCCGACGGCTCAAGGTCGTCGTCGATGCCGGCAACGGCATGGCCGGCCACACCGCCCCGAGCGTCCTCGGACCACTCAATCTGGACCTCGACGTGCTGTACGGCGACCTGGACGGCACCTTCCCCAACCACCAGCCCAACCCGCTGATCCCGGAGAACCTGGTCGACGCACAGCGCCGCGTGGTGGAGACCGGCGCGGACCTCGCCCTGGTCTTCGACGGGGACGCCGACCGGTGCTTCGCCATCGACGAGACCGGCGCGGTCGTCGATCCCTCGGCGATCACCGCGATGATCGCCGAGCAGGAACTCGCCCGTGAGCCCGGCGCGACCATCGTGATCAACACGATCACCTCTGCGTCGGTGCCGGAGATCGTCGCCGAGAACGGCGGCACCACGGTCACCTCGAAGGTCGGCCACACGTACGTCAAGGCCCTGATGGCCGAGCACGACGCGATCTTCGGCGGGGAGCACTCCGCGCACTACTACTTCCGCGACTTCTACTTCGCCGACACCGGCATGCTCGCCGGCCTGCATGTGCTCTCCCTGCTGGGCCACGCCGACCGGCCGCTGTCCCAGCTCGTCGCCAAGTACGTCCGCCGGGTCGGCTCGGGGGAGATCAACTCCGACGTCGACGACCAGCAGGAGTCGATGGACGTGGTGGCGGAGGCCTTCGACGGCCGCGGCGCGCAGGACCGGATCGACGGACTGACGGTCCGCGGCGACGGCTGGCGGGTCAATCTGCGCCCGTCGAACACCGAGCCGCTGCTGCGGCTCAATGTCGAGGCCGCCGACCGGGCCACGATGGAGTCGCTCCGCGATGAGGTCCTCGGCCTGGTCCGCGGCTGA
- a CDS encoding DUF3499 family protein has product MATLTFAYADQQVVLGPLSARSEPAAYDLCLEHSQRLSVPRGWDVIRLPLTGQPEQPDTDDLMALADAIRRVGLAEDEAVGPGDFAERSDVREVAHKGHLTMLKDSGDAAPGPTTRTRGSRPS; this is encoded by the coding sequence GTGGCGACTCTGACGTTCGCGTACGCGGATCAGCAGGTCGTGCTGGGGCCGCTCTCGGCGCGCTCCGAACCGGCAGCGTACGACCTGTGCCTGGAACACTCGCAGCGCCTGTCGGTGCCGCGCGGGTGGGACGTGATCCGGCTGCCGCTCACCGGTCAGCCCGAGCAGCCTGACACCGACGATCTGATGGCGCTGGCGGATGCCATCCGCCGGGTGGGCCTGGCCGAGGACGAGGCCGTCGGCCCGGGTGACTTCGCTGAACGCAGCGACGTCCGCGAGGTGGCCCACAAGGGACACCTGACCATGCTGAAGGACTCCGGCGACGCCGCCCCGGGACCGACGACCCGCACCCGGGGGTCGCGGCCGTCCTGA